ACCGCGACTATTTCGCGGCGTCGTCGGGCGGCGAGCTTGCGTGCGGCATCTGGTACGGCAGCGGAGTCCTGGCTCATGGCACTTAAGCCCCCCTCGGTCGTCTCGCCCTCTCGGTCCTGCACAGTTCCCCCGCCATTGCTACCAAGATCGAATCTACTGTGTTCCGTGAGGATGGAGTGCCAAGTTCACCACCCGCTGGTATGTCGATATGGCAACTTGGCGCGAAGCATTCGATCACGAAGCGTTCCACTCGTCGGGCCTACATGGGAAGTACGCGTCTCGGCTCTGCCCGTTCGCAGTAGGGCACAACCATGCCCAGCGGTCCTTTCCTCCCTGCTCACACCAGGGTTGAGGGGTGCCGCGGACAAGGTGTGGACCTCGGCCGGAAGTTGGCTGAAAACGGTCGCGCGCAGACTTGCAGGCGCCCTCAATCGACCGGCGTACGCCCTTCGGAATGCCGGCCGCCCCCGTGCGCCGCCGCCCCTGAACGTCCGCTTCTGTCCCGGTGTCTTCCGACCTCACGCACGCGGACCCGCGCGGCGGTCCGTTCGGAATGCCGCAACAGTGCGCGACAGGCGCAGGTCACAGCGGCCAGACCGGCGGCGGCGCCGGTCGCACCGGCCCAGGAGGCGCCGCTGAAGATCAGTACGAGGGGTACCAGGGCACAGCTGAACGCGCCCCAGCGCACCACATCGCTCACTGGGTCGGGTGATCTGTCGGACGGCAACGGCACCGCGCACTCCCCTCGGACGGGCTGTTACTACAACGCCGACGACGATCATGGGTCACCGCGAGGGGTACGTACGGGGGCAGGCCGGGGCATTGCCATCCGCGCCACGCTCCGGCATGCTCCGGGGAACGTTCGAGGCCCCACCCACCTCGCGCGGGCGCCCCGCGTCCGTTGCGGGCTCTGGGCAGCGGGGGAGTGGCGCCGTACTCTTGGGGTATCGGGTTGGGAAGATGATTCCCAGTCGTATCGTTCCTCTTTGAACTATGGCTCCCGCACCTCGGGCGCGCCAGCTCAGTCAACTGCCGGATCAAGTCAATCGCCGTTCCCCGTTCGCCCCTCCGCAAGAGGACGTCCTCGCCGAGACACCAATGGCCGGTCACGAAATCCCCGAACCCGCGGACCGCAAGCAGGTCGCCGATCCCATGGCGGACCTCGAAGCGGCGGAAAAGACGCGCCACTCCTGCGACCCCGCGTTCCGGCACGGCGTCGTGGTCGGCTTCGACGGCTCCATGTCGAGCGAGCGAGCGTTGGCGTATGCAATCGGTATGGCCCGGCGCCTCGGCTCGGGTCTGATCATCGTCCATGTGGCCAACCGGCTGCCGACGACCGTCTGGGCGGGCTGTGAGCCCCCGGTCTTCGTGGATGTGCCGGATCACCGCACCGAAGTGCTCGGCCTGGAGCTGGCCTGTGCGGACCATCTCACCGAGGTGCCCTGGATCCTCGTCGAGCGCGGCGGTGACATCTGCCACGAGCTGGAGGAGGTCGGCCGGGAGTACGAGGCCGACGCGATCGTGGTCGGCTCCACACACGGCATCGTCGGCC
This genomic stretch from Streptomyces nigrescens harbors:
- a CDS encoding universal stress protein: MAGHEIPEPADRKQVADPMADLEAAEKTRHSCDPAFRHGVVVGFDGSMSSERALAYAIGMARRLGSGLIIVHVANRLPTTVWAGCEPPVFVDVPDHRTEVLGLELACADHLTEVPWILVERGGDICHELEEVGREYEADAIVVGSTHGIVGRIFGSVAGRLARRAQRPVIVIP